In a genomic window of Occallatibacter riparius:
- a CDS encoding Nif3-like dinuclear metal center hexameric protein gives MLPTTTSFELVNRIHTALGERHKDAEYEGILTGSDDDTVSGILVANEPSIDAIRLAVATGKNCILCREHPFYLFGEYLAAGLADALVDDPVAKAKRQLIEDNHLIIIRLAALWDTARPKWFSNALAKELGWQPEVGAPADQWTAAFCNVPRTTLRGLAEHASARLGAKMLRMVGDPDQPVMRVAVIHGFSYPTLVLSHALEDPAVDCILTGATPEVDHCTTYIRDAITSGRSISLVEVGYEISDHPGAVEMSNWLKTVLPGMPIEVQSRPKELCWFA, from the coding sequence ATGTTGCCGACGACGACAAGCTTCGAACTGGTCAACAGAATCCACACGGCGCTCGGTGAGCGGCACAAGGATGCTGAGTACGAAGGCATTCTCACCGGCAGCGACGACGACACGGTTTCAGGCATCCTTGTTGCGAACGAGCCCTCCATAGACGCAATCCGCCTTGCCGTGGCCACCGGGAAGAACTGCATCCTCTGCCGCGAGCATCCCTTTTATCTCTTTGGCGAGTATCTCGCCGCGGGCCTCGCCGACGCGCTGGTGGACGATCCTGTTGCCAAAGCCAAGCGGCAGCTCATCGAAGACAATCATCTGATCATCATTCGCCTGGCGGCTCTCTGGGACACAGCCCGCCCAAAATGGTTCTCGAACGCTCTGGCCAAAGAACTCGGCTGGCAACCCGAAGTCGGCGCTCCGGCCGACCAGTGGACCGCAGCGTTCTGCAACGTTCCCCGGACAACCCTCAGAGGCCTCGCCGAGCATGCCTCCGCACGCCTCGGCGCAAAGATGCTGCGGATGGTGGGCGATCCGGATCAGCCGGTCATGCGCGTCGCGGTCATTCACGGCTTCTCGTATCCAACGCTCGTCTTGAGCCATGCGCTCGAAGACCCTGCAGTCGACTGCATTCTCACCGGAGCGACGCCGGAAGTCGACCACTGCACCACCTATATTCGCGATGCCATCACATCAGGCCGCAGCATCAGCCTTGTCGAAGTCGGCTACGAAATCTCCGATCACCCCGGCGCTGTTGAGATGTCGAATTGGCTCAAGACCGTGTTGCCGGGGATGCCCATCGAGGTTCAATCGCGTCCCAAAGAACTGTGCTGGTTTGCTTGA
- a CDS encoding CidA/LrgA family protein, with protein MFDCMRGLAIIVAIFLIGTWLHDHGVPIPGGVLGLLLFYGAMLTGTIKVQWVDRGAGLLLRHMVLLFVPLTVGLMDLGPVLSRQALAIVASLVASFLAVLLTTGLLARWLLRPAVPEPAATTEAVQ; from the coding sequence ATGTTCGACTGCATGCGAGGCCTGGCGATCATCGTCGCGATCTTTCTCATCGGCACATGGCTGCACGATCACGGAGTGCCCATTCCTGGAGGCGTGCTGGGGCTGCTGCTGTTTTATGGAGCGATGCTGACGGGTACGATCAAGGTGCAGTGGGTAGACCGCGGGGCCGGGCTGCTGCTGCGGCACATGGTTCTGCTGTTCGTGCCGCTGACCGTCGGGCTGATGGACCTTGGGCCGGTGCTGTCGCGCCAGGCGCTCGCGATCGTAGCGAGCCTGGTTGCCAGCTTCCTTGCCGTGCTGCTGACCACCGGTCTTCTCGCCCGCTGGCTTCTGCGTCCCGCAGTGCCGGAGCCCGCCGCGACGACGGAGGCGGTGCAATGA
- a CDS encoding LrgB family protein, which produces MTLNLLAHPAVSVGLTIACYWIALKMHERWRWIPPILVACVPIIALLLIAHEPYSAYNHGGNLLTWCLGPATVALAVPMYRNGLALRSSLPRMALIVFIGSLVGMVTAGGTAWLLGAPMPVVMSAVPKSVTTPIAIEVCRQLHGIPQITIAMVILAGVFGASFGPFLLGLFGIWENRAVGAAMGTASHGIGTASLVRHSEMQASVSSWAMAAAGVFTSLLGAILALFLR; this is translated from the coding sequence ATGACACTGAATTTGCTCGCGCATCCGGCGGTCAGCGTCGGTCTCACCATCGCTTGCTACTGGATCGCGCTTAAGATGCACGAGCGCTGGCGCTGGATTCCGCCGATTCTCGTAGCGTGCGTTCCGATCATCGCGCTGCTGCTGATCGCGCATGAGCCGTATTCCGCATACAACCACGGCGGCAATCTCCTGACCTGGTGCCTGGGGCCGGCCACCGTGGCGCTCGCTGTGCCGATGTACCGCAATGGACTGGCCCTGCGCAGTTCGCTGCCGCGGATGGCGTTGATCGTATTCATCGGATCGCTGGTGGGTATGGTGACCGCCGGGGGCACGGCCTGGCTGCTGGGGGCGCCGATGCCGGTAGTGATGTCGGCTGTGCCCAAATCCGTGACTACGCCGATTGCTATTGAGGTGTGCCGGCAGCTTCATGGGATCCCGCAAATCACGATTGCGATGGTGATCCTGGCAGGCGTATTCGGAGCCAGCTTCGGGCCGTTTCTTCTGGGACTGTTCGGGATCTGGGAGAACCGGGCTGTGGGAGCGGCGATGGGAACAGCGTCGCACGGAATCGGAACGGCGAGCCTGGTGCGCCACTCGGAGATGCAGGCTTCTGTGTCCTCGTGGGCCATGGCGGCTGCGGGAGTCTTCACGTCCCTGCTGGGCGCGATTCTCGCGTTGTTTCTGCGCTGA
- a CDS encoding Nif3-like dinuclear metal center hexameric protein, translated as MPISRRMFSQGAGAAMLLKCSLASAYASASGSLTAEQIVQRIMQKMDSDGIKWPTNFPWRPTDGFKYGAPATPVTGIAFTFQATFDVLKKAVQAKKNFVITHERMFWDHIDDVGTLQHDKQFEVAGSLETDPVFIAKRRFCEQNNLVVWRFHDHQHMLKPDPIMQGLITRLDWQNYIVPVQGQMIPIAFEIPPAPLKDVARHVARSLDSPSMRVIGDPNLPVKRVGLGAHKLVEILKPLQTCDVVLMSEAQDCDAFPYLRDGISLGLPHPKGLIAINHERFEEWGEQDAPAWLGPLVPEVPVDFISSGDPYWVLPEKSV; from the coding sequence ATGCCAATCTCTCGCAGGATGTTTAGCCAGGGGGCAGGCGCCGCAATGTTGTTGAAGTGCTCGCTCGCCAGCGCATACGCCTCCGCATCGGGCTCTTTGACCGCGGAACAAATCGTGCAACGCATCATGCAGAAGATGGACTCTGACGGAATCAAGTGGCCCACCAACTTTCCCTGGAGGCCGACAGACGGCTTCAAGTACGGTGCCCCCGCCACGCCGGTCACAGGCATCGCCTTCACATTTCAGGCCACCTTTGACGTCCTCAAGAAAGCGGTCCAGGCGAAGAAGAACTTCGTCATCACGCACGAAAGAATGTTCTGGGACCACATCGACGACGTCGGCACGCTGCAACACGACAAACAGTTTGAGGTCGCAGGCTCCCTCGAAACAGACCCTGTTTTCATCGCCAAGCGGCGCTTTTGCGAACAGAACAACCTTGTGGTCTGGCGTTTTCATGACCATCAGCACATGCTCAAACCCGATCCCATCATGCAAGGGTTGATTACCAGGCTCGATTGGCAAAACTACATCGTCCCGGTGCAAGGGCAGATGATCCCCATCGCTTTCGAAATCCCGCCGGCCCCGCTAAAAGATGTGGCGCGGCACGTCGCGCGCTCGCTTGACTCTCCCAGCATGCGGGTCATCGGAGATCCGAACTTGCCCGTGAAGCGCGTCGGACTCGGCGCACACAAACTCGTCGAGATCCTCAAGCCCCTGCAAACCTGCGACGTCGTCCTGATGAGCGAAGCTCAGGATTGCGATGCCTTCCCCTACCTCCGCGATGGCATCAGCCTGGGCCTGCCGCACCCCAAGGGCCTCATCGCCATAAACCATGAGCGCTTTGAGGAGTGGGGCGAGCAGGATGCGCCCGCATGGCTCGGGCCGCTGGTCCCGGAAGTCCCCGTCGATTTCATCTCCTCCGGCGACCCATATTGGGTCCTTCCCGAGAAATCCGTCTAG
- a CDS encoding DHA2 family efflux MFS transporter permease subunit — MSATTQIAAPEQAQWTPSANPWAIAAAVMTATFMVVLDSSVANVALPHIAGNLSASNDEATWVLTSYLVSNAIMLPATGWISRRIGRKRLLMLSILIFTGASMLCGAAITMPMLIVARILQGIGGGGMQPLAQAILLESFPPTQHGKAMAVYGTGIVVAPVIGPTLGGWITDSYSWRWIFYINLPVGVLAFFLAGMFVEDPPYLKAAFRGAIDALGFGLMALWLGTLQLVLDKGQEADWFEADWIRWTLAVSVIAFVGFIVRELKVREPIVQLHVLLNRNFTVGTIVTGIYGFVLYASTALLPLFLQTLLGYSAFDSGLAVSPRGFGSIASMIVAGMIASRIDGRWMLMFGFFVFGVSTLMLSRLNLGIGMASVIVPNILNGFAGGFVFVPLTTMAMGRLQRQEIGNAAGIYNLVRNIGGSVGIATATALLVRRSQIHQNYLAGSISATDPVANGAAAGFASAMHSAGADAVTAHQMALGALYRSLQQQALLMSYVDAFRLLGYLALLCIPFILLFQAVRKPTGRSISIEE, encoded by the coding sequence GTGAGCGCTACGACTCAGATTGCCGCGCCGGAACAGGCGCAATGGACGCCCTCTGCCAACCCGTGGGCCATCGCCGCCGCGGTGATGACCGCGACGTTCATGGTGGTGCTGGACTCGTCGGTGGCCAATGTCGCCCTCCCCCACATCGCGGGCAATCTCTCAGCTTCGAATGACGAAGCCACGTGGGTTCTGACGAGCTATCTAGTCTCGAATGCCATCATGCTGCCGGCCACAGGGTGGATCTCGCGCCGCATCGGGCGGAAGCGGCTGCTGATGCTCTCGATCCTGATCTTCACGGGCGCATCGATGTTGTGCGGAGCGGCGATCACCATGCCGATGCTCATCGTCGCGCGCATCCTGCAGGGCATTGGGGGCGGTGGGATGCAGCCGCTCGCGCAGGCCATTCTGCTGGAGAGCTTTCCGCCGACGCAGCATGGGAAGGCGATGGCGGTCTACGGCACGGGCATTGTGGTCGCTCCGGTCATCGGGCCAACTCTGGGCGGTTGGATCACCGACAGCTACTCCTGGCGCTGGATCTTCTATATCAACCTGCCCGTCGGCGTATTGGCGTTCTTTCTGGCGGGGATGTTTGTCGAGGATCCGCCGTATCTGAAGGCCGCGTTTCGAGGCGCTATCGATGCGCTGGGCTTCGGGCTGATGGCGCTGTGGCTCGGGACGCTGCAACTGGTGCTGGACAAGGGGCAGGAGGCGGACTGGTTCGAGGCCGACTGGATCCGGTGGACGCTGGCGGTGTCGGTGATCGCGTTCGTGGGCTTCATTGTTCGTGAGCTCAAGGTGCGCGAGCCCATTGTGCAGTTGCATGTGCTGCTGAATCGCAACTTTACTGTCGGCACAATCGTGACTGGTATCTACGGGTTTGTTCTGTACGCTTCCACTGCGTTGTTGCCGTTGTTTCTGCAGACGCTTCTAGGCTACTCGGCGTTTGATAGCGGGCTGGCTGTGAGTCCGCGCGGCTTTGGCTCCATCGCGTCGATGATTGTTGCGGGCATGATCGCCAGCCGCATCGACGGGCGCTGGATGCTGATGTTCGGGTTCTTCGTTTTCGGCGTCTCCACTCTCATGCTGAGCCGGCTCAACCTCGGCATCGGCATGGCATCAGTGATCGTGCCCAACATCCTCAACGGCTTTGCGGGCGGATTTGTCTTCGTTCCGCTGACCACGATGGCCATGGGGCGGTTGCAGCGGCAGGAGATCGGCAACGCTGCCGGCATCTACAACCTCGTCCGCAACATTGGCGGCAGCGTGGGCATCGCCACGGCCACGGCGCTGCTGGTGCGCCGCAGCCAGATCCACCAGAACTATCTGGCGGGAAGCATCTCCGCAACCGACCCTGTGGCGAACGGGGCAGCCGCCGGATTTGCGAGCGCGATGCACTCTGCCGGCGCCGATGCTGTGACTGCCCACCAGATGGCTCTGGGCGCGCTCTATCGCAGCCTCCAGCAGCAGGCGCTGCTTATGTCCTAC